One Mauremys mutica isolate MM-2020 ecotype Southern chromosome 9, ASM2049712v1, whole genome shotgun sequence DNA segment encodes these proteins:
- the FAM43A gene encoding protein FAM43A, protein MLPWRRNRFELLAEEPRQPSKAKGYAVRLQCSALGSLARACPEGALHRVGSMFRSKRRKFRVTSEDPTYTVLYLGNAATLQAKGEGCTDLAVGKIWAKSEAGRQGAKMKLTIGAQGIRMAHAEERAPRRPGHLYLLHRVTYCVADPRLPRVFAWIYRHELKHKAVMLRCHAVLVSRPEKARAMALLLYQTSAAALAEFRRLKKRDDARHQQQQLVGEQSIPLVPLRKLLHGQSCYKPPVERSRSAPKLGSITEDLLGEAQEERARHFECEDILEAPGGAPLLLRAGPGRLDGPELTQLISDLGELSIGNDLQALRADLRVTRLLSGESTGSESSIESSGQEGGAAPCNGQEEGGGQEPETG, encoded by the coding sequence ATGCTGCCGTGGCGGCGGAACAGGTTCGAGCTGCTGGCGGAGGAGCCGCGGCAGCCCAGCAAGGCCAAGGGCTATGCGGTGAGGCTGCAGTGCTCCGCGCTCGGCTCGCTCGCCCGCGCCTGCCCCGAGGGCGCGCTGCACCGCGTGGGCAGCATGTTCCGCTCCAAGCGGCGCAAGTTCCGCGTCACCAGCGAGGACCCCACCTACACGGTGCTGTACCTGGGCAACGCGGCCACGCTGCAGGCCAAGGGCGAGGGCTGCACCGACCTGGCCGTGGGCAAGATCTGGGCCAAGAGCGAGGCGGGCCGGCAGGGCGCCAAGATGAAGCTGACCATCGGCGCGCAGGGCATCCGCATGGCGCACGCCGAGGAGCGGGCCCCGCGCCGGCCGGGCCACCTCTACCTGCTGCACCGCGTCACCTACTGCGTGGCCGACCCGCGCCTGCCCCGCGTCTTCGCCTGGATCTACCGGCACGAGCTGAAGCACAAGGCGGTGATGCTGCGCTGCCACGCCGTGCTGGTCTCCCGGCCCGAGAAGGCGCGGGCCATGGCGCTGCTGCTCTACCAGACCTCGGCCGCGGCGCTGGCCGAGTTCCGCCGCCTGAAGAAGCGCGACGACGCgcggcaccagcagcagcagctggtcgGGGAGCAGAGCATCCCGCTGGTGCCGCTGCGCAAGCTGCTGCACGGGCAGAGCTGCTACAAGCCGCCGGTGGAGCGCAGCCGCAGCGCGCCCAAGCTGGGCTCCATCACCGAGGACCTGCTGGGCGAGGCGCAGGAGGAGCGCGCCCGGCACTTCGAGTGCGAGGACATCCTGGAGGCGCCCGGCGGCGCCCCGCTGCTGCTGCGGGCGGGCCCCGGCCGCCTGGACGGGCCGGAGCTGACCCAGCTCATCAGCGACCTGGGCGAGCTCAGCATCGGCAACGACCTGCAGGCGCTGCGGGCCGACCTGCGCGTCACCCGGCTGCTGTCCGGGGAGAGCACCGGCAGCGAGTCCTCCATCGAGAGCAGCGGCCAGGAGGGGGGCGCCGCGCCCTGCAACGGCCAGGAGGAGGGGGGCGGCCAGGAGCCTGAGACCGGCTGA